GACAGAACCTGCAAGAACCGGTCCCAGGTAACTTCCGTACTGCATATTGAAGCTTGCCAAAAGTACTGAAAGCGGCATCTTTGAATAATCGCTGACAACTATTAGAGGCCACATGAAATTATCCCATATTCCGATGAATGTGAAGAGTCCAACGATAGATACGGTCGAGCTAGTTAGCGGGATCAACACCTTCGTGATTATCCAGAGGTCGTTTGCTCCATCCATTCTAGCTGCTTCAAGGTATTCGTTTGGAACGGCTCTGAAGGACTGTGTAAACATGAAGACACCCCAAGCGGAAACGAGGGAAGGGAGTATGAGGGCCGTTCTGGTGTCAATTAGACCGAGATTCCTTATGAGGACATATAAAGGGACAATAAAAAGAAATCCCGGGAATATCATCTGAAATATTATGAAATTGAATATCACATTTCTTCCTTTGAAACTTAGCCTTGATAGTCCGAAGCCAACGAGAGCCGAGGTCACTAGTACTCCAAAGGTAACGGTTACAGATATGAATATCGAATTGCCAAGAGCTTGAATAAACGGTCTCTCCATCTTGTCGGCGGCTTCTAGAATGAATCTATAATTATCAAGGGTGAACTGGCTCGGCAGGAATCCGCCATAAATTTCATTAGTTGGCTTGAAAGACGATAGCAGCATCCATATATATGGGTAGATCCATACGACGGAGGCGGCAAAGAGAATGACATAAAGGATAATCATCGGTATCTTCTTCATACCATCTCCACCTCTCTTTCAACAAGCTTCCTGGTGAGCAACACGCATCCGTAACTCAGAAGAGCCACTATGATTGCCAACGCCGATGCGTATCCCGGATTGATTTTCTGGAATGCTGTCGTGTAGATGAGCATCTGGAATGTATATGTGGTTCTCATCGGACCTCCTCCCGTAATGAGGAAGGGCTCGGTGAATATTCCAAAAGTTAGAGTAAGGGAGAGAACCAGAACCATAACTATCGACGGATTTATAAGGGGCAGAGTGATCCTGAAAAATCTCGTCATCTTTCCTGCTCCATCCAGTTCAGCAGATTCATATAGACTCTCCGGTATTGCCTGAAGCCCTGAGAAAAGAATGAGACCGTAGTAACCAATGAATTTCCAGGTTACCATCATTGCGATAGATAGCGTTGCCAGCTGTGGACTGCTAAACCAGGGGATTGTGATTCCGAAAATAGACCTAGTAATGCTGTTTAAGGGACCGTTTATCGCAAACAGCTTTTGGAATATGATCGAGTAGGCGACTCCGGAGGAGACGTTGGCAACGAGAAATGCCAGTATGAAGAAGGTCCTGAACATCTTCACCTTCTTCAGGCCAAGAGCAAAGAGTAAGGAGAGACCGAGAACCATTGGGATGAAGTAAAGCATGAAATTGAAGGTGTTCAGGAAGACCCTCCAGAATAGCTCATCCTGGAAGAGCTTAATGAAATTGTCAAACCAGATAAACTTCCTGGGTGTGAAGTAATTCCATTTCGAGAGTGCCAGAATCAGTAACCATACGAACGGGTACCCCCAGAAAATCGCTGTATATACTAGGTATCCTCCTGACAGAGACCAGCCCTTTATTGCGTCGATGGTTTTCAATCTCTTCCTCACTCAAAATCACCTCTTCTCTTAGAAGAGTTCTCTTCTTACTCTTGTT
This genomic stretch from Mesotoga sp. Brook.08.105.5.1 harbors:
- a CDS encoding sugar ABC transporter permease yields the protein MRKRLKTIDAIKGWSLSGGYLVYTAIFWGYPFVWLLILALSKWNYFTPRKFIWFDNFIKLFQDELFWRVFLNTFNFMLYFIPMVLGLSLLFALGLKKVKMFRTFFILAFLVANVSSGVAYSIIFQKLFAINGPLNSITRSIFGITIPWFSSPQLATLSIAMMVTWKFIGYYGLILFSGLQAIPESLYESAELDGAGKMTRFFRITLPLINPSIVMVLVLSLTLTFGIFTEPFLITGGGPMRTTYTFQMLIYTTAFQKINPGYASALAIIVALLSYGCVLLTRKLVEREVEMV
- a CDS encoding carbohydrate ABC transporter permease; amino-acid sequence: MKKIPMIILYVILFAASVVWIYPYIWMLLSSFKPTNEIYGGFLPSQFTLDNYRFILEAADKMERPFIQALGNSIFISVTVTFGVLVTSALVGFGLSRLSFKGRNVIFNFIIFQMIFPGFLFIVPLYVLIRNLGLIDTRTALILPSLVSAWGVFMFTQSFRAVPNEYLEAARMDGANDLWIITKVLIPLTSSTVSIVGLFTFIGIWDNFMWPLIVVSDYSKMPLSVLLASFNMQYGSYLGPVLAGSVLQTMPMVVIFLVFRKYFLQGISMSLK